In Rhodobacter sp. 24-YEA-8, the following are encoded in one genomic region:
- a CDS encoding cold-shock protein → MANGTVKWFNETKGFGFIAPEGGKKDVFVHITALERAGLRGLKDGQAVTFDIEAGRDGRESAINIALA, encoded by the coding sequence ATGGCCAACGGCACCGTGAAATGGTTCAATGAAACCAAGGGCTTCGGCTTCATCGCCCCCGAGGGTGGCAAGAAAGACGTCTTCGTTCACATCACCGCGCTGGAGCGCGCCGGTCTGCGCGGTCTGAAAGACGGCCAGGCTGTGACCTTCGACATCGAAGCCGGCCGTGACGGTCGCGAATCCGCGATCAATATCGCACTGGCATAA
- a CDS encoding ABC transporter permease, with amino-acid sequence MHPILKLLVQRIALGLLLLLAVSAVIFLGVEALPGDTAQAILGQSATPQALENLRAQMGLDQPALTRYFNWLGGVMTGDLGKALTNGVDIAQAIGQRLGNTLFLAGCAAMIAVPLALILGAVAARYAGRWPDKVISAVTLTTISLPEFVAAYFVIYLLTIVFPVFQPVAIVFPGMSFWAKLQAVALPVIVLVMVVLAHMMRMTRAAILNVMQSAYIETAELKGLSPMTIIWKHAFPNAIAPVISVVAINLAYLVVGVVVVEVVFSYNALGQYLVDHVTKRDLPVVQAVGLIFAAVYIGLNIIADVTSIIANPRLRHPK; translated from the coding sequence GTGCATCCAATCCTGAAACTTCTGGTCCAGCGCATCGCGCTGGGCCTCTTGCTGCTGTTGGCGGTTTCGGCAGTGATCTTCCTCGGCGTCGAGGCCCTGCCCGGTGATACGGCGCAGGCCATTCTCGGCCAGTCCGCGACGCCCCAGGCGCTGGAGAACCTGCGCGCGCAGATGGGGCTCGATCAGCCCGCGCTGACGCGTTACTTTAACTGGCTCGGCGGGGTGATGACCGGCGATCTGGGCAAGGCCCTCACCAATGGTGTCGATATCGCGCAGGCCATCGGGCAACGCCTGGGGAATACGCTGTTTCTGGCCGGATGCGCCGCCATGATCGCGGTGCCGCTGGCGCTGATCCTTGGCGCGGTGGCTGCCCGCTATGCCGGCCGCTGGCCCGATAAGGTGATCTCGGCGGTCACGCTGACCACGATCAGTCTGCCGGAATTCGTCGCCGCCTATTTCGTGATTTACCTGCTCACGATCGTCTTCCCGGTCTTCCAGCCGGTCGCCATTGTCTTTCCCGGGATGAGCTTCTGGGCGAAATTGCAGGCCGTGGCTTTGCCGGTCATCGTCCTCGTGATGGTGGTGCTCGCGCATATGATGCGGATGACCCGCGCCGCGATCCTCAATGTCATGCAATCGGCCTATATCGAGACGGCCGAATTGAAGGGCCTCTCGCCCATGACGATCATCTGGAAGCACGCTTTCCCCAATGCCATCGCGCCGGTGATCTCGGTGGTGGCGATCAACCTCGCCTATCTGGTGGTCGGCGTTGTCGTGGTCGAAGTGGTGTTCTCCTATAACGCACTCGGCCAGTATCTGGTCGACCATGTGACCAAACGCGACCTGCCGGTGGTGCAGGCCGTCGGGCTGATCTTTGCCGCCGTCTATATCGGGCTGAACATCATCGCCGATGTGACCTCGATCATCGCCAACCCGAGACTGAGGCATCCGAAATGA
- the betC gene encoding choline-sulfatase — protein MNARPNILILMVDQLNGTLFPDGPAAFLHAPNLRKLAARSVRFANSYTGSPLCAPGRASFMSGQLPRRTRVYDNAAEFTSDIPTYAHHLRRAGYQTALSGKMHFVGPDQLHGFEERLTTDIYPADFGWTPDYRKPGERIDWWYHNLGSVTGAGVAEITNQLEYDDDVAFQAVQKLYDLSRGGDARPWALTVSFTHPHDPYVARRKYWDLYEGAPECEPPGTIPFDRMDPHSQRLMEACDFQAFDITPDHIRRARQGYFANISYIDDKIGEILDVLEATRQEAVVFFVSDHGDMLGDRGLWFKMNFFEGSARVPLMIAAPGLAPGLVETPVSTIDVTPTLCALAGIDMSEVMPWTAGVDLLPVAAGAARGPVAMEYAAEGSISPLVCLREGAWKYIRCAADPDQLYDLAHDPLERQNLADDPRAAEVLAWFRAEADQRWDLAAYDAEVRESQARRWVVYEALRNGAWFPWDHQPLRAASERYMRNHMDLNVLEDSKRFPRGE, from the coding sequence ATGAATGCGCGTCCGAATATTCTGATCCTGATGGTCGATCAGCTGAACGGAACGCTGTTTCCCGACGGCCCGGCCGCCTTCCTCCATGCGCCCAATCTCAGGAAGCTGGCGGCCCGGTCGGTGAGATTCGCAAACAGCTATACCGGCAGCCCGCTTTGTGCGCCGGGGCGGGCTTCGTTCATGTCAGGCCAGCTGCCGCGCCGTACCCGCGTCTATGACAATGCCGCCGAATTCACCTCGGATATCCCAACCTATGCCCATCATTTGCGCCGCGCCGGCTATCAGACCGCGCTCTCGGGCAAGATGCATTTCGTTGGCCCCGATCAGCTGCACGGGTTCGAAGAACGCCTCACCACCGATATCTACCCCGCTGATTTCGGCTGGACGCCCGACTATCGCAAACCCGGCGAGCGGATCGACTGGTGGTATCACAATCTTGGCTCGGTCACCGGCGCGGGTGTGGCCGAGATCACCAATCAGCTGGAATATGATGACGATGTCGCCTTCCAGGCGGTCCAGAAGCTCTATGATCTTTCGCGCGGGGGGGATGCGCGGCCCTGGGCGCTGACCGTCTCTTTCACCCATCCGCATGACCCCTATGTCGCGCGCCGCAAATACTGGGATCTTTATGAAGGCGCCCCGGAATGCGAGCCGCCCGGGACCATCCCTTTCGACCGGATGGATCCTCATTCGCAGCGTTTGATGGAAGCCTGCGATTTCCAGGCCTTTGACATCACGCCTGACCATATCCGCCGCGCCCGGCAGGGCTATTTCGCCAATATCTCCTATATCGACGACAAGATTGGCGAGATCCTCGATGTGCTTGAGGCCACGCGCCAGGAGGCGGTAGTGTTTTTCGTCTCGGATCACGGCGATATGCTGGGCGACCGGGGCCTTTGGTTCAAAATGAACTTCTTCGAGGGCTCGGCGCGGGTTCCGCTGATGATCGCGGCGCCTGGCCTTGCGCCTGGCCTCGTGGAAACGCCGGTCTCGACCATCGACGTGACGCCGACGCTTTGCGCGCTGGCGGGGATCGACATGTCAGAGGTGATGCCCTGGACTGCAGGAGTTGATCTTTTGCCGGTCGCCGCCGGGGCGGCGCGCGGCCCGGTCGCGATGGAATATGCGGCCGAGGGCTCGATCTCGCCACTGGTCTGCCTGCGTGAGGGGGCCTGGAAATATATCCGCTGCGCCGCGGATCCCGATCAGCTTTATGACCTCGCCCATGACCCGCTGGAGCGCCAGAATCTGGCCGACGACCCTCGCGCGGCGGAGGTGCTGGCCTGGTTCCGGGCCGAGGCCGATCAGCGCTGGGATCTGGCGGCTTATGACGCCGAGGTGCGCGAAAGCCAGGCCCGGCGCTGGGTGGTCTATGAGGCGCTGAGAAACGGGGCCTGGTTCCCCTGGGATCACCAGCCGCTCCGCGCCGCGTCTGAACGCTACATGCGAAACCACATGGATCTCAATGTGCTGGAGGATTCCAAACGGTTCCCGCGCGGCGAATGA
- a CDS encoding ABC transporter substrate-binding protein, which produces MSEKLDWMVARARAGKMNRREFIGRTTAMGVSAALASALFTKAAQAEAKKGGTIRVGLAGGESTNTLDPALAASVVPQVGNAQWGEQLVDMNPDGTIDFRIGEEASSSPDSKVWTFKIRQGLTFSNGAPVTTEDVLATFKRHTDEQAQSGALGIVKGITDMKAEGDKLTLTLDAGSADLPYLLTDYHLIIQPGGGYDNPNAGIGAGPYILETFEPGVRYVLQKNPNYWDPNMGHADTVEILSINDNTARTAALQSGQVHMMNRIDPKIAQLLAGAPGVEVRRAIGRGHYVFIMHVDTAPFDNNDLRTALKLAVKRDEMVEKVLGGLGSVGNDFPINAAYPLFDDSIPQREYDAAAAKAAYDKSGHDGSPIILRTAPGAFPGAVDAANLFAASAQAAGIPLQIQLEPDDGYWTNVWNVQPFCASYWGGRPVQDQMYSTAYLSTAEWNDTRFKNAKFDELLLAARAELDETKRKADYSEMAHIVRDEGGLILPMFNEFVAGIRSNEIGGWVDDPNAEMMNYRAPSKCWLV; this is translated from the coding sequence ATGTCCGAGAAACTCGACTGGATGGTCGCCCGTGCCCGCGCCGGCAAAATGAACCGCCGCGAATTCATCGGCCGGACCACCGCGATGGGGGTCTCTGCCGCGCTGGCCTCGGCGCTGTTCACCAAAGCGGCCCAGGCCGAGGCGAAGAAAGGCGGCACCATCCGTGTGGGCCTTGCGGGCGGCGAAAGCACCAATACGCTCGATCCGGCGCTGGCCGCTTCGGTCGTGCCGCAGGTCGGCAATGCGCAATGGGGCGAGCAGCTCGTTGACATGAACCCGGACGGGACCATTGATTTCCGGATCGGCGAAGAGGCTTCTTCGAGCCCGGATTCGAAGGTCTGGACCTTCAAGATCCGCCAGGGGCTGACCTTCTCGAACGGGGCGCCGGTCACCACCGAAGACGTGCTGGCGACCTTTAAGCGCCATACCGACGAACAGGCGCAATCGGGCGCGCTCGGGATCGTCAAGGGCATCACCGATATGAAGGCGGAAGGCGACAAGCTGACGCTGACACTTGATGCGGGTTCGGCCGACCTTCCTTACCTGCTGACCGATTACCACCTGATCATCCAGCCCGGCGGCGGTTACGACAACCCCAATGCCGGCATCGGCGCCGGCCCCTATATCCTCGAGACCTTCGAGCCCGGCGTCCGCTACGTTTTGCAAAAGAACCCGAATTACTGGGACCCGAATATGGGTCACGCCGATACGGTCGAGATTCTCTCGATCAATGACAACACCGCCCGCACCGCCGCGCTGCAATCGGGCCAGGTTCATATGATGAACCGGATCGACCCGAAAATCGCGCAGCTTCTGGCCGGCGCCCCCGGTGTCGAGGTGCGGCGCGCAATCGGGCGTGGCCATTACGTCTTCATCATGCATGTCGACACGGCGCCCTTTGACAATAACGATCTGCGGACCGCGCTGAAGCTTGCGGTCAAGCGCGACGAGATGGTGGAAAAGGTGCTGGGCGGGCTTGGCTCTGTGGGCAATGACTTCCCGATCAATGCGGCCTATCCGTTGTTCGACGACAGCATTCCCCAGCGCGAATATGACGCGGCGGCGGCCAAAGCGGCCTATGACAAATCCGGCCATGACGGCAGCCCGATCATCCTGCGCACCGCGCCGGGCGCCTTCCCCGGCGCGGTTGACGCGGCGAACCTCTTTGCCGCTTCGGCCCAGGCCGCCGGCATTCCGCTGCAGATCCAGCTTGAGCCCGATGACGGCTACTGGACCAATGTCTGGAATGTGCAGCCCTTCTGCGCCAGCTACTGGGGGGGCCGTCCGGTCCAGGACCAGATGTATTCCACCGCTTACCTGTCCACAGCGGAATGGAATGACACCAGGTTCAAGAACGCCAAATTTGACGAGCTGCTGCTGGCGGCCCGGGCAGAGCTGGACGAGACCAAGCGCAAGGCCGATTACTCGGAAATGGCGCATATTGTGCGGGACGAGGGCGGGTTGATCCTGCCGATGTTCAACGAATTCGTGGCAGGTATCCGGTCGAATGAAATCGGCGGCTGGGTGGACGATCCGAATGCCGAGATGATGAACTACCGCGCTCCGTCCAAGTGCTGGCTGGTCTGA
- a CDS encoding ABC transporter permease: MRIPPSALIGLILTGVFVFSAIFADLIMPYAYDLPVGGQWESPSATHWFGTDTIGRDILSRLIKGGQITIFVALAASIISFSMGSFFGFMAAVQGGWTDQILSRICDLMMAIPSLIVALVLLSVLPLNLTVLILVMGVLDSTRVFRLARAVAMDIAVMEYVEAARLRGEKGTWVIFREILPNALSPLVAEFGLRFIFAVLFISTLSFLGLGVQPPLADWGGMVKENKDGLTYGISAAMVPALAIAALAISVNLVADWVLSRTSSLKGGRG; the protein is encoded by the coding sequence ATGAGAATACCGCCCTCAGCCCTTATCGGCCTTATCCTCACCGGCGTCTTTGTGTTTTCAGCGATCTTCGCCGATCTGATCATGCCCTATGCCTATGACCTTCCCGTCGGAGGCCAGTGGGAAAGCCCCTCTGCCACACATTGGTTCGGCACCGACACAATTGGCCGCGACATCCTTTCGCGGCTGATCAAAGGCGGCCAGATCACGATATTTGTCGCCCTGGCGGCTTCGATCATCTCTTTCTCGATGGGGTCGTTCTTTGGCTTCATGGCGGCAGTTCAGGGCGGCTGGACCGACCAGATCCTGTCGCGGATCTGCGATCTGATGATGGCGATCCCCTCGCTGATCGTGGCGCTGGTTCTCTTGTCGGTGCTGCCGCTGAACCTGACGGTCCTGATCCTTGTGATGGGGGTGCTCGATTCCACCCGCGTCTTCCGTCTCGCCCGCGCGGTCGCGATGGATATTGCAGTGATGGAATATGTCGAAGCGGCGCGGCTGCGCGGTGAAAAAGGCACCTGGGTGATCTTTCGCGAGATCCTCCCCAATGCGCTGTCGCCACTGGTCGCTGAGTTTGGCCTGCGGTTCATCTTCGCGGTACTCTTCATCTCGACGCTTTCCTTCCTTGGTCTTGGCGTGCAGCCGCCGCTGGCGGATTGGGGCGGCATGGTGAAGGAAAACAAGGACGGACTGACCTACGGGATCTCGGCGGCGATGGTGCCGGCGCTGGCGATTGCCGCGCTCGCGATCTCGGTCAACCTGGTGGCCGACTGGGTGCTGTCGCGCACCTCCAGCCTGAAAGGAGGCCGCGGATGA
- a CDS encoding alpha/beta hydrolase yields the protein MRRGDVVHDRQGAGLPGRQSWRWHLVCLAAVMGLFLAGCGPARQPAEVTPQPERGALNTTKAVPGPAALIHEVARGKGRPERITYLIPGALSTAHIFGTLRRPSGPGHLVMEYRFPGLEGQPLDPPMRVAEVAAAIARHAAHYPGARIEILGFSTGGAIAIEAAGRIGPQRSVRVVVLSGVTPFPGAYESGARGMLAVGASALTAGSLAPRAVWGEYYKVLLYGYGWRKDPTIRRLAERRAARDRDHLILPVKGLGRAHTGDLLGWTLSPEAVRSGATVLFLHGSVDPVFSPGGVARLARRLDATLCVVPGGGHLMLVTHPRIVGRIGAFLRGTWQAEECR from the coding sequence ATGCGGCGCGGCGATGTGGTTCATGACAGGCAGGGTGCCGGGCTGCCCGGCAGGCAGTCCTGGCGGTGGCATCTGGTTTGTCTTGCCGCGGTCATGGGGCTTTTTCTGGCCGGTTGCGGCCCGGCGCGCCAGCCCGCCGAGGTGACGCCGCAGCCGGAGCGCGGTGCGCTCAACACGACCAAGGCCGTTCCGGGGCCTGCGGCGCTGATCCACGAGGTCGCACGGGGGAAGGGACGGCCAGAGCGGATCACCTATCTCATCCCCGGCGCGCTTTCGACCGCGCATATTTTCGGGACGCTGCGTCGGCCTTCGGGGCCGGGCCATCTGGTGATGGAATACCGCTTTCCGGGGCTCGAGGGCCAGCCGCTCGACCCGCCGATGCGCGTGGCAGAGGTCGCGGCTGCCATCGCGCGCCATGCAGCGCATTATCCCGGCGCCCGGATCGAGATCCTTGGCTTTTCCACCGGCGGCGCCATTGCCATCGAGGCGGCTGGCAGGATCGGGCCGCAGCGCTCCGTTCGCGTCGTGGTCCTGTCTGGGGTGACACCTTTCCCCGGCGCCTACGAATCCGGGGCGCGGGGCATGCTGGCGGTCGGGGCGTCGGCGCTGACGGCGGGCTCGCTGGCGCCGCGCGCGGTCTGGGGCGAGTATTACAAGGTGCTGCTTTACGGCTATGGCTGGCGCAAGGATCCGACGATAAGGCGCCTGGCCGAAAGACGGGCGGCACGCGACCGCGATCACCTGATCCTGCCGGTGAAGGGTCTTGGCCGGGCACATACCGGCGATCTTCTGGGCTGGACCCTGTCGCCCGAGGCTGTCCGGTCGGGGGCCACAGTCCTTTTCCTGCATGGCAGTGTCGATCCGGTGTTTTCCCCGGGCGGGGTGGCGCGGCTGGCGAGACGGCTGGATGCCACCCTCTGCGTTGTGCCCGGCGGCGGTCATCTGATGCTGGTCACCCATCCGCGTATCGTCGGGCGGATCGGGGCCTTCCTGCGCGGCACCTGGCAGGCAGAGGAATGCCGCTGA
- a CDS encoding class II aldolase and adducin N-terminal domain-containing protein — protein sequence MNQHSNLTHEIQRCDLAAAFRWTVRLNMHEAVANHFSLAINPGGTRFLINPNGRHFSRITATSLVEIDAEDPDTMQRPDAPDPTAWGLHGAIHRACPHAVCVMHVHSVHATVLAALEDSHLPAIDQNSAMFHGRQVVDGHYGGMAFEEEGARCAELLADPKIHTLIMGNHGVLVIGRSVAEAFNRLYYFERAAETYIRALSTGRPLRLMSDAVAEKTAAEWEAYPGFANAHLSEIRAILDREEPDYAG from the coding sequence ATGAACCAGCACAGTAATCTGACCCATGAAATCCAGCGCTGTGACCTTGCAGCGGCCTTCCGCTGGACGGTGCGGCTTAATATGCATGAGGCGGTGGCGAACCATTTTTCGCTGGCGATAAACCCGGGCGGAACCCGGTTTCTGATCAACCCGAACGGGCGGCATTTCTCGCGCATCACCGCCACCTCGCTGGTCGAGATCGACGCGGAAGACCCCGATACGATGCAGCGCCCCGATGCGCCGGACCCGACCGCCTGGGGGCTGCATGGCGCCATTCACCGGGCCTGTCCGCATGCGGTCTGTGTGATGCATGTCCATTCGGTCCATGCGACGGTGCTGGCGGCGCTTGAAGACTCGCATCTGCCCGCCATCGACCAGAATTCCGCGATGTTCCATGGCCGCCAGGTGGTTGATGGCCATTATGGCGGAATGGCATTCGAGGAGGAGGGCGCCCGCTGCGCCGAACTGCTCGCCGATCCGAAGATCCACACGCTGATCATGGGCAATCACGGTGTGCTGGTGATCGGCCGCTCGGTCGCCGAGGCCTTCAACCGTCTCTATTACTTTGAGCGCGCTGCCGAGACCTATATCCGTGCCCTGTCGACCGGACGGCCCCTGCGGCTGATGTCGGATGCGGTGGCGGAAAAGACCGCTGCAGAATGGGAGGCCTATCCCGGTTTTGCGAACGCCCATCTGTCCGAGATCCGCGCGATCCTCGACCGCGAGGAACCCGATTACGCCGGCTGA
- the dacB gene encoding D-alanyl-D-alanine carboxypeptidase/D-alanyl-D-alanine-endopeptidase — MISRRGLLAAMLASAALPACGEVMTSSPRPKLRGDDRGAGKAAPGQKSAVTTDAEALVQAAKLTGTVGFVLMDAKTGAVLEGREAGTALPPASVTKAVTALYALEKLGSGRRFVTRLLATGPIQGGVIQGDLVLAGGGDATLQTDQLGDLAARLAKRGVKGVSGRLLYWEGALPYAAHIAADQPDQVGYNPALSGLNLNFNRVHFEWKKAGADWSVAMDARGERFIPQVSMVGMKVASRETPLYTYKGGASREDWTVASGALGKGGSRWLPVRLTGLYTAEVFRTLAKAQGVTLPEGQAVQALPRSDELARVESEALPEVLRGMLRWSTNITAECSGLSASGAGSIAASGQAMTAWVRQSFAVGASFADHSGLGGASRISAQDMAQILLRAARDGRGLKPILRDVGMKDAQGKVIKGHPVKVMAKSGTLNFVSALAGYITPPGGREMIFAIFTGDPARRDAVPVAARENPPGSEAWISRSRKLQGQLISRWASLYA; from the coding sequence GTGATTTCAAGACGTGGATTGCTTGCGGCGATGCTCGCCAGCGCGGCGCTGCCGGCTTGCGGCGAGGTGATGACTTCTTCGCCGCGTCCGAAACTCAGGGGCGATGACCGGGGTGCCGGCAAAGCGGCGCCGGGGCAGAAATCCGCTGTGACCACCGATGCCGAGGCGCTTGTCCAGGCGGCAAAACTTACGGGAACGGTCGGTTTCGTGCTGATGGATGCGAAGACCGGTGCGGTGCTGGAAGGGCGCGAAGCGGGGACCGCTCTGCCGCCGGCCTCGGTGACCAAGGCAGTCACCGCGCTTTATGCGCTGGAAAAGCTCGGGTCAGGTCGGCGTTTTGTCACGCGTCTTCTGGCCACGGGCCCGATCCAGGGCGGCGTGATCCAGGGCGATCTGGTGCTGGCGGGCGGCGGCGATGCCACGCTGCAGACCGATCAGCTGGGCGATCTGGCGGCACGGCTGGCCAAGCGCGGCGTTAAGGGCGTCTCGGGGCGGCTGCTGTATTGGGAGGGCGCGCTGCCCTATGCCGCGCATATCGCCGCTGATCAGCCGGACCAGGTTGGCTATAACCCGGCGCTGTCCGGGCTGAACCTGAATTTCAACCGCGTGCATTTTGAATGGAAAAAGGCCGGCGCAGACTGGTCGGTCGCGATGGATGCCCGGGGCGAGCGGTTTATCCCCCAGGTTTCGATGGTCGGGATGAAGGTCGCCAGTCGCGAGACGCCGCTTTATACCTATAAAGGCGGCGCTTCTCGCGAGGACTGGACGGTTGCCTCTGGCGCGCTTGGCAAGGGGGGCTCGCGCTGGTTGCCGGTGCGGCTGACCGGGCTTTACACCGCCGAGGTCTTCCGCACCCTTGCGAAAGCCCAGGGCGTGACCCTGCCGGAAGGTCAGGCGGTTCAGGCCCTTCCGCGCAGCGACGAGCTTGCGCGGGTCGAGAGCGAGGCGCTTCCCGAAGTGCTGCGCGGTATGCTGCGCTGGTCCACGAATATCACCGCCGAATGTTCGGGGCTGAGCGCTTCGGGCGCCGGGAGTATCGCCGCCTCGGGCCAGGCCATGACGGCCTGGGTGCGGCAGAGCTTTGCCGTCGGTGCGAGCTTTGCCGACCATTCGGGCCTCGGTGGCGCTTCGCGGATCTCGGCGCAGGATATGGCGCAGATCCTGCTCCGCGCAGCCCGTGACGGGCGCGGCCTGAAGCCCATCCTCCGCGATGTCGGCATGAAAGACGCGCAGGGCAAGGTGATCAAAGGCCATCCGGTCAAGGTCATGGCGAAATCCGGCACGCTGAATTTTGTCTCGGCTCTGGCGGGCTATATTACCCCCCCCGGCGGACGCGAGATGATCTTTGCGATCTTTACCGGAGACCCTGCGCGACGCGATGCGGTGCCGGTCGCCGCGCGCGAGAACCCGCCCGGATCCGAAGCCTGGATCAGCCGCTCGCGCAAGCTCCAGGGACAGCTGATCAGCCGCTGGGCCTCGCTCTACGCCTGA
- a CDS encoding ABC transporter ATP-binding protein, whose product MTDRPGHNGPLLEIRGLVIEATSYPPGEPPKNVTLVHGVDVTLQKGKVLGLIGESGAGKSTIGLSSMSYGRGGVRLTGGEILLNGREIRTASAATLRKIRGKEVTYVSQSAAASFNPSKRLMDQVIETCLSHGLMSKSEAQARAITLFRKLGLPSPETIGNRYPHQVSGGQLQRVMTAMALCPKPDLVVFDEPTTALDVTTQIDVLAAIKEAIRDTGVAALYITHDLAVVAQVADEIMVLRQGRKVELGSTDQIINRPTEDYTKALVSVRSIEHAEKPEDAPLLKIDCVTARYAGTNFDVLKNITIDLPPGQTLAVVGESGSGKSTLARAITGLLPPSKGRISFDGRQLSQAFAGRTRDDLRQIQMIYQMADTAMNPRQTVGTIIGRPLEFYFGLKGSARDKRVQELLDQIEMGKGFADRYPAELSGGQKQRVCIARALAAKPKLIICDEVTSALDPLVADGILKLLLELQAETQMAYLFITHDLATVRAIADKIAVMYKGEVRRYGQKSDVLAPPFDDYTDLLLSSVPEMELGWLEGVLEHRRQTGIGKAGAGN is encoded by the coding sequence ATGACTGACAGACCAGGACATAACGGGCCGCTTCTGGAAATCCGTGGTCTCGTGATCGAGGCCACGTCTTACCCGCCGGGCGAGCCGCCAAAGAACGTGACCCTGGTGCATGGCGTCGATGTGACGCTGCAAAAGGGCAAGGTTCTGGGGCTGATCGGCGAATCCGGCGCGGGGAAATCGACCATCGGGCTTTCATCCATGTCTTACGGGCGTGGTGGCGTGCGGCTGACCGGAGGCGAGATCCTTCTGAACGGGCGCGAGATCCGTACGGCCTCCGCTGCGACCCTGCGCAAGATCAGGGGGAAAGAGGTCACTTACGTTTCGCAATCGGCGGCGGCCTCGTTCAACCCGTCGAAACGGCTGATGGATCAGGTGATCGAGACCTGCCTGTCGCACGGCCTCATGTCGAAATCCGAGGCCCAGGCGCGGGCGATCACCCTGTTTCGCAAGCTCGGCCTGCCCTCGCCGGAAACCATCGGCAACCGCTATCCTCATCAGGTCTCGGGCGGGCAGCTGCAGCGGGTCATGACGGCGATGGCGCTTTGCCCCAAGCCCGATCTGGTGGTGTTTGACGAGCCCACCACTGCGCTGGATGTGACCACCCAGATCGACGTTCTAGCCGCGATCAAAGAGGCGATCCGCGACACCGGCGTCGCCGCGCTTTATATCACGCATGATCTGGCCGTGGTGGCCCAGGTCGCCGATGAGATCATGGTGCTGCGCCAAGGTCGCAAGGTCGAACTCGGTTCCACCGATCAGATCATCAACCGCCCCACCGAGGATTACACCAAAGCGCTGGTTTCTGTCCGCAGCATCGAGCATGCGGAAAAGCCCGAAGACGCGCCGCTTCTGAAGATCGACTGCGTCACGGCACGTTATGCCGGGACCAATTTCGATGTCCTGAAGAATATCACGATTGATCTGCCGCCTGGGCAGACGCTCGCAGTGGTTGGCGAAAGCGGCTCGGGCAAATCAACGCTGGCGCGGGCGATCACCGGCCTCTTGCCGCCGTCAAAGGGCCGGATCAGTTTTGACGGGCGCCAGCTGTCGCAGGCCTTTGCCGGGCGCACGCGCGACGATCTGCGTCAGATCCAGATGATCTACCAGATGGCCGATACCGCGATGAACCCGCGCCAGACGGTCGGAACCATCATCGGCAGGCCGCTGGAGTTCTATTTCGGCCTGAAAGGCAGCGCGCGCGACAAGCGGGTGCAGGAGCTTCTCGACCAGATCGAGATGGGCAAAGGCTTTGCCGACCGCTACCCGGCGGAACTGTCGGGCGGTCAGAAACAGCGTGTCTGCATCGCGCGGGCGCTGGCGGCAAAACCGAAGCTGATCATCTGCGACGAGGTCACATCGGCGCTGGATCCGCTGGTGGCGGATGGCATCCTGAAACTGCTGCTGGAACTTCAGGCCGAAACGCAGATGGCCTATCTCTTCATCACCCATGATCTGGCAACCGTGCGCGCCATCGCCGACAAGATCGCAGTGATGTATAAGGGCGAAGTGCGGCGTTACGGGCAGAAGAGCGATGTACTGGCACCGCCCTTCGACGATTACACCGACCTGCTGCTGTCCTCGGTGCCAGAGATGGAACTGGGCTGGCTGGAGGGCGTGCTGGAACACCGTCGCCAGACCGGGATCGGCAAAGCCGGCGCCGGCAACTGA